Proteins from a single region of Kwoniella newhampshirensis strain CBS 13917 chromosome 10 map unlocalized Ctg15, whole genome shotgun sequence:
- a CDS encoding protein YOP1 has translation MAAPQSQQIKQNFLNHPYTQQASKFASGQVNALDAELNRYPMLRQLEQQTKVPKAYGVLALGASSVVLIFFNFLGLAQPVSNLIGWVLPAYLSVQAIESPQSNDDKQWLTYWVVFGSLNLAESWGVRAILYWVPLYFVFKTLFTIWLMLPATRGAEVLYHNVLRPLIGNVKTRAQATTGQTNPFAKDQSFNPAGTTAPSSFEHEKTL, from the exons ATGGCCGCCCCTCAATCCCAACAGATCAAACAAAACTTCCTCAACCACCCTTACACCCAGCAAGCGTCCAAGTTTGCCAGTGGTCAGGTGAACGCTCTTGATGCGGAG CTCAACCGATACCCCATGCTTCGTCAACTCGAGCAACAGACCAAGGTCCCCAAGGCTTACGGTGTGCTCGCCCTCGGTGCTTC CTCCGtcgttctcatcttcttcaacttccTCGGTCTCGCCCAGCCCGTCTCCAACCTCATCGGCTGGGTCCTCCCCGCCTACCTTTCTGTTCAGGCTATCGAGTCTCCTCAATCCAACGATGACAAGCAGTGGTTGACTTACTGG GTCGTCTTCGGCTCATTGAACCTCGCCGAGTCTTGGGGTGTCCGAGCCATTCTCTACTGGGTCCCTCTGTACTTCGTTTTCAAGACTCTCTTTACCATCTGGC TCATGCTTCCTGCCACACGAGGCGCCGAGGTCCTTTACCACAATGTTCTCCGACCTCTCATCGGTAACGTCAAGACCCGAGCCCAGGCTACCACCGGCCAGACCAACCCCTTCGCCAAGGACCAGAGCTTCAACCCCGCCGGTACCACCGCGCCTTCCAGCTTCGAGC ACGAGAAGACTCTTTAA